One genomic segment of Desmodus rotundus isolate HL8 chromosome 5, HLdesRot8A.1, whole genome shotgun sequence includes these proteins:
- the RPL27A gene encoding large ribosomal subunit protein uL15 produces the protein MPSRLRKTRKLRGHVSHGHGRIGKHRKHPGGRGNAGGLHHHRINFDKYHPGYFGKVGMRHYHLKRNQSFCPTVNLDKLWTLVSEQTRVNAAKNKTGAAPIIDVVRSGYYKVLGKGKLPKQPVIVKAKFFSRRAEEKIKSVGGACVLVA, from the exons ATG CCATCCAGACTGAGGAAGACCCGGAAACTTAGGGGCCACGTGAGCCACGGCCACGGCCGCATCG GCAAGCACAGGAAGCACCCGGGAGGCcgaggtaatgctggtggctTGCATCATCACAGGATCAACTTCGACAAATA TCACCCAGGGTACTTTGGGAAAGTTGGTATGAGGCACTACCACTTAAAGAGGAACCAGAGCTTCTGCCCCACTGTCAACCTGGATAAACTGTGGACCTTGGTCAGTGAGCAGACACGGGTAAACGCTGCCAAAAACAAGACGGGAGCCGCTCCCATCATTGATGTGGTGCGATCG GGCTACTACAAAGTTCTGGGGAAGGGAAAGCTCCCAAAGCAGCCTGTCATTGTGAAAGCCAAATTCTTCAGCAGAAGAGCTGAGGAGAAGATTAAGAGTGTTGGTGGGGCTTGTGTGCTGGTAGCTTGA